One window from the genome of Hydra vulgaris chromosome 02, alternate assembly HydraT2T_AEP encodes:
- the LOC136076302 gene encoding uncharacterized protein LOC136076302: MFTERLDKYEKENIKNLIKINKFENDLEQTNKKVVSLENDLLEMKKFIQTNDNIASEKFELVKSKTKEISSKLKDNSEILKLKSKLREIEDRSRRNNLRVDGLKESKNESWSDSEAKVLKLFEETLRLKHIKIERTHRTGSRDNKKVRSIVLKLLNYKDKENILKNSRKLKGENIYINEDYCAETMLIRKELRAGMKKAREAGLFAYISYDKLVVREWSRKAT, translated from the coding sequence ATGTTCACTGAGAGACTTGACAAGtacgaaaaagaaaatataaagaacctaataaaaataaataaattcgaAAATGATTTggaacaaacaaataaaaaagtcgtCTCCTTAGAAAATGATTTACTcgaaatgaaaaaatttattcaaaccaATGACAATATTGCTTCAGAAAAATTTGAACTTgtgaaatcaaaaacaaaagagaTAAGTTCAAAGCTAAAAGACAACAGCGagatattaaaactaaaaagtaagcTCAGAGAAATAGAAGATAGATCCAGAAGAAACAATCTGAGAGTCGATGGTTTAAAGGAAAGCAAAAATGAAAGTTGGAGTGATAGTGAGGctaaagtgttaaaattatttgaagaaaCTCTTCggttaaaacatataaaaatagaaaggaCACATAGAACTGGTTCTAGAGACAATAAAAAAGTCAGATCCATAGTTTTGAAATTGCTCAATTATAAAGACAAggaaaacattctaaaaaactCTCGGAAATTGAAAggggaaaatatttatatcaatgagGATTATTGCGCGGAGACGATGCTAATTAGAAAAGAATTACGGGCGGGCATGAAAAAAGCACGAGAAGCTGGATTGTTTGCGTATATTTCATACGACAAGTTGGTGGTTCGCGAATGGTCTCGAAAAGcaacgtaa